The window GCCCGGTCCGCAACCCCGCCATCCGCTCGGGCGCGGTGTACTCGGGCGAGCCCACGAACGACCCGCTCTCGGTGAGTGTCGTCGCGCCCGCGACCTGCGCGATCCCGAAGTCGGTGAGGACGACCCGGCCCTCCTCGGTGAGGAGGACGTTGGCGGGCTTCAGGTCGCGGTGCAGGACCCCCGCGCCGTGGGCCTTGCGCAGCGCGCCGAGGAGGTCGACCCCCATCCGGGCCGCCTCGACGGCGCCGACGGGGCCGTGCCGGGAGATCCGCTCGGCGAGCGAGCCCCCTTCGAGCAGATCCATGACGATGTACGGGCGTTCGTCCTGCTCGACGACGTCGTGCACGACGACGATGTGCGGATGCCGCAGTTGCGCGACCGCGCGTGCCTCGCGCAGCGTGCGCTCGCGCTGCAACCGGGACTCCTCCGCCGAGAGCGAGGTGTCGAGGGCGAGTTCCTTGACGGCCACCTGCCGGGCGAGCAACTGGTCCGTGGCCCGCCACACGACGCCCATGCCGCCCCGGCCGAGTCTGGCCTCCAGGCGGTAACGGCCCGCGATGACACGGGCGTTGTCCTCCGGTCTCTCCCCCTCGGTCCCCATGCGCCCCATCATGCCGCACCGGACGGGACCCTTCCGGGGCCACGCGTCCGGGGTGGCCGACAAGCGACGTACCCGCCACCGGGCTTCGGGGCGACCGGAGGCCGGCCGGGACTGCCTCCGCCCTGCCGGAGTCGACTCGGCACGGCCGGGGCGTCACTCCCCGGCCCCGGCGTCACTCCCCGGCCGGCGGCCGCCACCCGCGCAGGATCGCGTCGAACTGTTCCCTCGCGGTGTCCCAGTCCGCGGCGGGCGCGGACATGTAGATCACGTACTCGACCCCGTCACGGCCGAGATACGCCTGCTCGATGGCCCGGCGCGGGCCGGGGAACTCCGTGTCCTTGGGCAGCGCGGTCCAGGTGAAGTCCCACAGCGCCCCCGGGCGGTCCCGGAAGGTGTTGGCCTCCAGACCGACCCGCCGGTAGTCGGTCAGCCGCTGCAACTGCTGTTCCAGGTCGACGAGATGCCGGTACGGGCTGTCGAAGTCCGGGGCGTCGTCGACGGCGATGCGCAGGAAGTGCTCCCCGCCGTCGGGCGAGTAGTCGATCTGGTCGTTGTCGACCTGCCGCTTCCAGCCCTTGGGCAGGACGAGGCTGAAGCCCTTGACGTCGTTGACCCGCTCCCAGCCGTCGGGCACACCACCGGCCTGGGCCTCCCCGGTCTGCTTCCCGTCCCCCTCCGCCGAGGATGTCGGTTTCGTGGGGGACCCTTTCGTGGGGGACGAGGAGGGGTCCGAGGACGCCGACGTGCCGGCACCCCACCCGTTCGCGTACAGCATCGCCGCGGCGCCACCGCCTCCCACGAGCGCGGCCAGCAGCACGACCACGGCGAGGGTGTTCCACCGGCGGCGGGCGGGCTGCCCCACCGCCGCCGGCTGGCTCGCGGTGGCGACGGCCGGGTCGACGGCGGGCCCGCCATGGCTGCCGTAGGTGTCGTGGGCGCCCGGCCCGCCGTAGCCACCCTGCGGACCCTGGCTGCCCTGGGTCCCGTAAAAGCCGGGGTGGCCATGGGCGCCGTGGTGGACGGCCCCCTGCGGCCCGGGAGCGACGCCCTGCCCGGGTCCGTACGCCCCCTGGGGACTCGGCCCGTACGCACCGGCTCCCTGCCCGTACGTGCCCGCGGGTTCCTGCCCGGGCGTGCCCGGAGGCTCCTGCCCGTACTGGCCCGAGGGCTCCATCCCGTGCCGGCCCGAGGGCTCGTGCGGGTTGATCACGTGCTGCGTCGGCACATAGGCCTGTGCCGCGTTCGGCGTGCGTCCCTCCGCGGCCTCGGCGAGCATCTGCTCGGCCTCCTCCGGGCCGGGCCGCCGGGCGGGGTCCTTGCGCAGCAGCGCGGTGATGACGGAGGCGAGCGGGCCGGCGTTCTCCAGTTCGTCGGGCTCCTCGCCGACCACGGCCTGCATGGTGGTCAGGGGTGTCGTCCGCCGGAACGGCGACCTCCCCTCCACCGCCGTGTAGAGCGTCGCGCCCAGCGCCCACAGGTCGGCGGACGGGCCCGGGTCCTGACCGCGGATACGCTCCGGCGCCAGATAGTCGACCGAGCCGACGATCTCACCGGTGCGCGTGATGGTCGTGTCCCCCTCGACCTGCGCGATCCCGAAGTCGGTGAGGAGCACGCGCCGGTCCTCGGAGAGCAGTACGTTGCCCGGCTTGACGTCGCGGTGCAGCACGCCGGCGGAGTGCGCGGCCCGCAACGCCCGCAGTACCCACAGCCCGACCCTGGCCGCCTCCCGCGGTTCGACGCGCCCGGACTCCTTGACGGCGTCGGCGAGCGAGTGCCCCTCGATCAGCTCCATCACGATCCAGGGCCGGCCGTCGTGCTCCAGCACGTCGTGCACGGTGACGACGGCCGAGTGGTTGATGCGTGCCGCCGCCCGGGCCTCGGCCCTGGTACGGGCGAGGAGAACGGCCCGCTCGCTTTCGGACACGTACAGCGCGGCCGTCAGTTCCTTGATCGCGACGGCACGGTGCAGTACCTCGTCCCGCGCTCGCCACACCCGGCCCATGCCGCCACTGCCGATGGAGTCGGCGAGCCGGTAGCGGCCCGCCAGAAGCAGGCCCTGCATCTGATTCACGTTTCCCCGCAATGCTCTTGACAGCGTCAGACTAAGGACCGGTCCGCGCCCAGGGAACCGGCGGGGTCCGACGGGGACAGCACTGTGACGGTTGCCGCGTACGTGAACGGGCCGTTGCCGTCCGGTGATCAGGCGTCGACCACCGCCCCGGCGCCCCGACCGCATTGCGACTTCTGCCGAGTCGACGTCATGACGGCACAGGCTTCGGTGCGGGACAGTGTCATGACGTCACATCAGAGACACCCATCAGCCGGACACGTCAGTCACTGGACACGATGGCGAGACGCATTGGCGAGACGCTTCGGCGAGACACGTCGAAGGAGCGCCTCGGAGAATCGGGTCGGAGAAACGAGTCGGAGAACCGGGTCGGAGCCGTGCATCCGAACGGCACGTCAGCCGGTGGCCTGGTACGTCGACGACGCCTGCTCGTACAGGCGCGTCACCTCGTCCCGCTCGGCCTCGGGGCCGCGCACCTGCACGACGTGGTACCGCCCGTCGACGATCATCGCGAGATTCCGTACGAAGACCTCGCGGCCCGCGGAGTCCTGCCAGGTGAACTGCCCCTCGGCCATGGCCCGTCCGCCCACGTCGATCCGCCGCATCCCGCTGGACGTGGCCCACGTCGAGTCGCGGAACGGCTGCAACTCGCGCTCCTCCTCGCGCTGGTAGGCCATCGGGTCGGTGCCGTACTCCCCGGTCGTGTCCCGTCCTGGTACGACCAGCAGCTCGAAGCCGCCGTGCGAGTAGACGACCTGACCGCGTCCGTTCTTCCCGGTGCGCTCCCAGCCGTTGGCGACCGCCACGCGGAACCCCTCGGTGTCCTTGCGCAGCGTGAAGCCCTGTGGGAGCTCCGGTCCGGTCGTCTGGGTCGTCGAACTGGACGAGCGTGACGGGCTGCTGTCCTTGCTCGGCGACTTCTCGTCCTGCGGATCCTTGCCCTTGTTCCCGTCCGTGCCGGTGCCGGTGTCCGCGGAGTGACCGGGGGCGGGGCTGACGACGTCTCCCGCGGAGCCGGTGCGCTCACCGCCGGAGTCACTCTTGGGCATGAAGGCCACGGCGTACGCGACGGCGGCGGCCATGGCGAGCAGGATCAGCAGAAGCAGGGTGCGGCCGAGCCGCCGGGGCTTGACCTCCTTGCCCTGCTTGGCCCGCTTGTGACGGCCGTGCGGACTGGTGTCCGGCAGCCCGGCGCGGCGCCTGCGGACGAGCTCGCCCCGACGGCGTACGACGGGCAGCCGGGTCGGGTCCATGGGGGGAGCGGCGACGACGTACGTGCCGGCCTCCGGCTCGGGCGCCGACCGCACCAGCGAACGCAGCCAGCCCCGGAGCTCCTCGAAGTCCAGTCGATCGGTGGGGTCCTGGCGCAGCAGCGACTCGACGACCGGCCGGAGCGGACCGCACTCCTCCGCGAACGCGGGCGGCTCCGCGCACACCAGCTGGACCAGCTCCGCGGTGTTCTCCTCGGGGTAGGGCGCGTGGCCCTGGACGGCGCGGAAGAGCAGCGCCCCCAACGCCCAGAGGTCGGTCGCGGGACCGATCGGTGCCGCCAACTGCCAGTTCTCGTGCACGGGACCGGCCTGCTCGGGCGCCCAGCGCTCGGTGACCGGCCCCACGACGGCCATCCGCGCCTGCCGGGCCCGCTCCGCCGCCAGCGCGGTGGCCGGTCCTCGTCGGGACGCGGGGGCTTGGGCGGGGGTGAGCCGGCTCCACCGGGTGGGAGCCTCGCCCGTACCCGGGTCCGCAGACGTGCCGGTCGGCGACCCGTATCCGGCACCGTACGCGGCGGTCTCCGTCGCCCATCCGCCGGTCGCGTTGCCGTTCCCGTCGTAATCCGGGCCCGTCCCGTGCCCCTGGAACCCCGTGGTGTCACCGCGGCCCGGTACGTCGTTTCCGTTGCCGCCGCTGCCGCCGGTGCGGCCGCCCGGCAGTGCGGGCGAGCGGTCCTGCCCGTTTCCTCCGGCCACGGGCGCACCGCCGCGCGGCGCCGCACCGTGCCAGGCGCCCGGCAGGCCCACCCCGTACGGGTCGGCGATCTGCCCCGGCGGCGAGGTGTGCTCCATCCCCTGCCCGGAGATCTGCCCGGAGATCGGCCCGGTGTCCGTATCGCTCCCGGCGGACCGCGGAGCGGGCAGCGCGGGGCTCCGGCCGCCCCGCTGCTCCTCCTGGACGCGGGCCGCCGCCCGCGCGCCCGCGCGGTAGGCCGCGATGGCACCGGCCCGCGCGGCCCGTACGTCCCCGCCCGCGTCCATCGCCCGCTGTGCCATGTCCGAGGCCTGCGACTGTGCCTGCGTGACAGGCAACGCGCCGCCGCGCACGGCCTCGACCGCGGCACGGCCACCGCCCTCCGGCCCACGCCCGCCGGGTACCGCCTGCGCCCCGGACCGCCCGGCGGCACCGGCCTGACCGAACTGGCCGGCCGCGGTATGCCGTCCGGTCTGCCCGGGCGCGCCCGCCGAACCCGCCGGCCCTGCCGGGTCCGGCGGACCGCCGGCCGCTCCGGGGCCGTCCGTGTCACCTTCGCCGTCGGCGGCCGGCACGGGGTCGTACCCGCACAGCGCCTCCTCCGCGGCTCCCGAGGCGAGCCCCGTGAGCATCACCCGCCCGTCGTCGCAGACGAGCACCGTGCGCGCGGTGATGTTCCGGTGCACCCACCCGTGCGCGTGCAGCACGCGCAGGGCCGTCAGCACGTCGGAGGCCACCTCGGCGGCCCGGTACGGGCTCAGCGGGCGCTCGGCGAGCAGCGCCGCGAGCGGCCGCGAGGGCACCAACTCGCTCACTATCCACAACGACCCGCCCTCGGCGAACACGTCGAAGACCTGGTCGAGCCGGGGATGGTCGGGGATGCGCGCCGCGGCCTG of the Streptomyces aurantiacus genome contains:
- a CDS encoding serine/threonine-protein kinase; amino-acid sequence: MQGLLLAGRYRLADSIGSGGMGRVWRARDEVLHRAVAIKELTAALYVSESERAVLLARTRAEARAAARINHSAVVTVHDVLEHDGRPWIVMELIEGHSLADAVKESGRVEPREAARVGLWVLRALRAAHSAGVLHRDVKPGNVLLSEDRRVLLTDFGIAQVEGDTTITRTGEIVGSVDYLAPERIRGQDPGPSADLWALGATLYTAVEGRSPFRRTTPLTTMQAVVGEEPDELENAGPLASVITALLRKDPARRPGPEEAEQMLAEAAEGRTPNAAQAYVPTQHVINPHEPSGRHGMEPSGQYGQEPPGTPGQEPAGTYGQGAGAYGPSPQGAYGPGQGVAPGPQGAVHHGAHGHPGFYGTQGSQGPQGGYGGPGAHDTYGSHGGPAVDPAVATASQPAAVGQPARRRWNTLAVVVLLAALVGGGGAAAMLYANGWGAGTSASSDPSSSPTKGSPTKPTSSAEGDGKQTGEAQAGGVPDGWERVNDVKGFSLVLPKGWKRQVDNDQIDYSPDGGEHFLRIAVDDAPDFDSPYRHLVDLEQQLQRLTDYRRVGLEANTFRDRPGALWDFTWTALPKDTEFPGPRRAIEQAYLGRDGVEYVIYMSAPAADWDTAREQFDAILRGWRPPAGE
- a CDS encoding protein kinase, with product MDDYAGRVLADRYRLPLPPSDEFELAETRAFDTYSGQEVLVRQVPLPEVVEAEVLDADGLPDGFVARDAGVRRPAARTTRRPTEPAVRRAIEAAQAAARIPDHPRLDQVFDVFAEGGSLWIVSELVPSRPLAALLAERPLSPYRAAEVASDVLTALRVLHAHGWVHRNITARTVLVCDDGRVMLTGLASGAAEEALCGYDPVPAADGEGDTDGPGAAGGPPDPAGPAGSAGAPGQTGRHTAAGQFGQAGAAGRSGAQAVPGGRGPEGGGRAAVEAVRGGALPVTQAQSQASDMAQRAMDAGGDVRAARAGAIAAYRAGARAAARVQEEQRGGRSPALPAPRSAGSDTDTGPISGQISGQGMEHTSPPGQIADPYGVGLPGAWHGAAPRGGAPVAGGNGQDRSPALPGGRTGGSGGNGNDVPGRGDTTGFQGHGTGPDYDGNGNATGGWATETAAYGAGYGSPTGTSADPGTGEAPTRWSRLTPAQAPASRRGPATALAAERARQARMAVVGPVTERWAPEQAGPVHENWQLAAPIGPATDLWALGALLFRAVQGHAPYPEENTAELVQLVCAEPPAFAEECGPLRPVVESLLRQDPTDRLDFEELRGWLRSLVRSAPEPEAGTYVVAAPPMDPTRLPVVRRRGELVRRRRAGLPDTSPHGRHKRAKQGKEVKPRRLGRTLLLLILLAMAAAVAYAVAFMPKSDSGGERTGSAGDVVSPAPGHSADTGTGTDGNKGKDPQDEKSPSKDSSPSRSSSSTTQTTGPELPQGFTLRKDTEGFRVAVANGWERTGKNGRGQVVYSHGGFELLVVPGRDTTGEYGTDPMAYQREEERELQPFRDSTWATSSGMRRIDVGGRAMAEGQFTWQDSAGREVFVRNLAMIVDGRYHVVQVRGPEAERDEVTRLYEQASSTYQATG